DNA sequence from the Arthrobacter jinronghuae genome:
CGAGGACGTAAGTCCGCTGGAGCTGGAAGACGGCGCGTGCCTGAAGGATTGGGACGACGTCAATTCCAGTGCCACCGTAGTCACCTGCGAAACGCCGCACAACGCCCAGTTGGTCGCCACCGACAGTTTCACCGAGGACGCTGCCTTCCCCGGCACAGGCGCCTTGGAAGAGCGGGTCAACGATGTCTGCGAGGCTGTGCAGTATGCCGACGCCGCCGCGGAGTTCCCGGGCTTGAAGCTGGCCAAGTCCATCCCCACGGAGCAGACCTGGGCCTCTGGTGACCGCCGCGTGGACTGCATCGTTTTCGCCCCTGAGGGCCAGGAACTCACCGAGTCCCTCGTGCAGGAGTAAGCGGGTGCATGAGTAAGCGCTGGTAACAGCAGAAAGGCGCGCGGCGGGCATCAGCCGCCGCGCGCCTTTTGCTGTGGTCTAGGCGACCGCAGCCACCGTAAGCCCGGGCTCGGCCACCAGCCCGTCGCCGTCCAGCCCGTCTGACGGCCTGTCCACCCGCACTGTGTCGCCGTCGCTGATCTTTCCGGCCAGGATCCCGCGGGCCAGCTGATCGCCGATCTCCCGCTGCACCAGGCGGCGGAGCGGCCGTGCACCGTAGGCCGGATCGTAGCCGGTCAGGCCCAGCCATTCCCGCGCTGCATCGGTCACGTCCAGCACCAGACGGCGCTCATGCAGCCGGTTGGCCAGGGCACGCACCTGGATGTCCACGATCCGGGTCAGGTCCTCCAGGCTCAGCGGATCGAACAGGATCACGTCGTCGAGTCGGTTGAGGAACTCCGGCTTGAAGTTCGCGTTGACCATGGACATCACCGATTCGCGCTTCTGCTCCTCGGTCAGGCCCGGATCGACCAGGAACTGGGACCCGAGGTTGGACGTCAGGATCAGGATGACATTTCGGAAGTCCACCGTCCGGCCCTGGCCGTCCGTCAGCCGGCCGTCGTCGAGCACCTGCAGCAGAATGTCGAAGACATCCGGATGTGCCTTCTCCACTTCGTCCAGCAGGATCACCGAGTAGGGGCGGCGGCGTACCGCTTCAGTGAGCTGGCCGCCCTCTTCATAGCCCACGTATCCGGGAGGTGCCCCCACCAGTCGGGACACCGCATGCTTCTCCGAGTACTCACTCATATCGATGCGGACCATGGCCCGCTCATCGTCGAAGAGGAAGTCCGCGAGAGCCTTCGCCAGTTCGGTCTTGCCGACGCCGGTGGGGCCAAGGAACAGGAAGGATCCGGTGGGCCGGTCCGGGTCGCTGACGCCGGCCCGTGAGCGGCGCACGGCATCGGAGACCGCGGCCACGGCCTTGCTCTGCCCGATCAGGCGCGAGCCGATGGCTGCTTCCATGTCCAGCAGTTTCTGGGATTCACCCTGCAGCATGCGTCCGGACGGGATGCCGGTCCAGGCGGAGACCACTTCCGCAATGTCGTCCGCAGTGACTTCCTCGGAGACCATCAGTTCCCGGGTTTCTTCGCCGAAGCTGTTCTCCTCCGCCTGCTGAGCTGCCTCCAGTTCCTTCTGCAGGGCGGGTATTTCGCCGTACAGGATGCGGGAGGCTTCCGTGAGGTCGCCGTCGCGCTGGAATTTTTCTGCCTCGCTGCGCAGCTCGTCGATCTTCGCCTTGAGGTCGCCGACCCGGTTAAGGCCCGCCTTCTCGGCCTCCCACCGGGCGTTGAGCGCCGACAGCTGTTCCTTCTTATTGGCCATGTCCTCGCGCAGAACGGCCAGCCGCTCCATCGAGGCCTCGTCCGTTTCATTCGCCAGTGCGAGTTCTTCCATGGTGAGCCGGTCCACTGCACGCCGGAGCTCGTCGATTTCCTCGGGGGCGGAATCGATCTCCATCCGCAGCCGGGATGCGGCCTCATCCACCAGGTCAATGGCCTTGTCCGGAAGCTGGCGTCCGGTGATGTACCGGTTGGACAGCGTTGCAGCGGCAACAAGAGCCGAGTCGGCGATGGCGACCTTGTGATGGGCCTCGTAGCGCTCCTTCAGGCCGCGCAGGATGCCGATGGTGTCCGGGACGCTGGGTTCACCGACGTACACCTGCTGGAAGCGGCGCTCCAATGCCGCGTCCTTTTCGATGTTTTCGCGGTATTCGTCCAGGGTGGTGGCGCCGATCAGCCGCAGTTCCCCGCGCGCCAGCATCGGCTTGAGCATATTGCCGGCGTCCATGGATCCCTCGGCTGCGCCCGCACCTACGACGGTGTGCAGCTCATCGATGAAGGTGACGATCTGCCCTTCGGCGCTGGAGATTTCCTCCAGCACTGCCTTGAACCGCTCCTCGAACTCACCGCGGTATTTAGCCCCGGCGACCATGGACCCGAGGTCCAGGGACAGCAGGGTCTTGCCGTTCAGACTTTCCGGCACATCCCCCGCGACAATGCGCTGGGCAAGTCCCTCGACGACGGCGGTCTTGCCGACGCCGGGCTCGCCGATAAGCACGGGGTTGTTCTTGGTGCGGCGGCTGAGCACCTGGATGACGCGCCGGATCTCGGCGTCCCGGCCGATCACGGGGTCCAGTTTGCCCGAGCGGGCCATTTCAGTCAGGTCGGTACTGAATTTTTCCAGAGCCTGAAAGGTGTTCTCCGGATCAGCATTGGTCACTTTGCGGTCTCCTCGTACGGATGGAAGGACGGCGCTGAGCGCGTCGTGCCCGGCGTTGTTATCCCGAAGCGCTTTTCCTGCAGGGCCGTTATCGAGAGACAACCCAAGCAGGAGGTGTTCGGTGGAGACAAAGGCATCCCCCAGCTTCTCGGCTTCCTGCTGCGCTGCGTTGATGACTTGGAGCAAGGGCCTGGAAAACTGGGGCTGCGCCACCGAGCTGCCGGAGGAGGACGGCAACTGGTGGATGGCAGTGCTGGCAGCGGCACTGACGGTATCCACGTTGATTCCGGCAGCCTTCAGGAGAGCGACGGCGACCCCTTGCCGCTGATCCATCAGCGCTTTCAGCAGATGCGCCGGTTCAATCTGTGGATTTCCGGCAGTGTTCGCGTTCATGGCCGCAGCCGAAAGTGCTTCTTGGCTCTTGTTCGTGAATTTCGTGTCCACGGTGGCTCCTCAAAACCTCAGCGAAGAATGCTTCCGCAATGCTAAACAAAGTTGAGTCTAATCGGCTCAACTTTGGAAGTAAAGCCGTGCGCACCTCCGCCGTGTGCGCGAAGCCTAGGGAATATGCTCCTGATCGAAGTCATGGGCGGTTCGCAGCCACCGTTCATTGCGGGCTTCGAAGAGCTGGGCGAGCGGGCCCTCGGCCTCGATTTCAAACCGGATTCCCTGGGGCTCGTCAGGAATGGTTCCGGCCAGATATTCCTCCAGGACATCGAGGAAATATTCCCACCCCGCACCACCGGTCCAGAGGCCTGCGCCGGGGGCAGCCGTTACCGCGAATCCCTTGCGTACGGAGGCGTACCGCAGCTCGAAGCGGGTGAACCCGTCCTCTCCGGTCAGGTGGAACTCCACTTCCGCCACGGAGGACCCCTCCCGCGCCCAGGACACGGTGAGAAGGCGGGGTCCGTCGCAACGCAGGATCGTCCCGTGGGATCCGTCCGGCAGTGTGTAGGTGCCGCCGCGGCGCAGGTCCCCTTCCGGATCCGCCACCCATTGGCGCAGCTGTTCCGGATCAGCGAGGGCCGACCACACCTCTCCGATGGGATGCGGAATGTCACGCTCCATGACGATCATCAGTGCGTGGCCAGCCTGGATCTGCCGCCGCCCGTAGGACCGCACCGTCTTCTCGAGAATTATGTCCAGATCGGACATTGCCCACTCCTGCCGTAGAACAACCGGCAACCGATCCGGTCCTCCAGCGGCCATTACGGCCACCCGGCTGTCCGCAGGATGCCGGTGGAAGCGAGTTGTATTCAGGGTTACAGTTCTGAGTTACCTTCAGCGGCCGTTTCCCGGCCGTTTTTCAAACCGTAGCAGGGAAACAATGCCCTGCACAGGGTCGGCCGACCGGCGCGGACCAGGGCAACCCGGCGAAAGGTTTCCGGTGCTTGCTCCCCCTGTCCGGGGCACTCGCCGGGTAGCCTGTGCGGATGGGGAAAAACCGTACTTCCGTTTCTGTCCTTGCCGTTGCCGCACTGGCACTGACGCTGGTGTCCTGCTCAGGGGACAAGCCGTCGCCTGACGACGCCGCTGCCGACCTCGCCCAGGGCCTGAGCCAAATGGACGTTTCAGCATCTGCCTTTACGGCGGGCACCCCTGCGGAAGTGAATGCGGAGCTGGAGCAGTTGCTCGCCGACATGGGCCCGCTCCGCCCGGAGGTCACGGTGGCCGGCGTTAACGAAGACGAGGACGATGACTCCGCCGCCACCGCACGGCTGGCCTATGCCTGGGACGTCAACAGCGATTCGCGGCCGGACTGGTCCTATGAGAGCTCCGCCCAGCTCCGCCGCGGAGAGGACGACCAGTGGCTTGTCGAGTGGGCACCCTCCGTAGTGTTCGATTCCCTGGCCGACGGCGACCGGCTGGTCCGTTCCACCACCCCCGGCGACCGTGCCGACATCCTGGACCGCAACGGGGAACCGCTGATGAATGCGCGGCCGGTGCTTCGTATCGGCATCAACAAACCCGACCTCTCCGAGGAGCAGTATGCCTCCTCGTCGGCTGCCCTTGCTGAACTGGTGGGGCTGGATCCCGCCGACTACACCGCAAAGGTGCAGGCCTCAGGCCCCGAAGCCTTTGTCGAGGCGATTGTGCAACGTGAGGAGGCCGAGGGGCCCGCAACCCCAGCGGCTGTCGAAGCCATCCCCGGTGCCCTTTCCCTTCCCGCCCAGCGGATCCTGGCACCCACCCGCGGCTTCGCCCGTGCCCTGCTGGGCACCGTGGGCGAGGCGACTGCGGAATTGGTCGAGGAGTCTGAGGGCAGGGTGTCCGCCGGGGACCAGACGGGGCTCTCCGGCCTGCAGAGGCAGTACAACTCGCAGCTGCAGGGCAGCCCCGGCGTCACGGTTACCGTCGACAACGAGGCCGGAACCAAGGAAACCGTCCATAGCTCCGATCCGCAAACGGGCACGGACCTGCAGACCACCCTGAACCCGAAGCTGCAGCAGTTGGCCGAGGAAGTCCTGGAACAAGAACCGTCGGCGTCGGCCATCGTGGCTATCCAGCCCTCCACCGGCGAGATCCTGACCGTGGCCAACGGCCCCGGCAGCGAGGGCCAGCAAACCGCCCTCCTGGGCCAGTACCCGCCGGGATCCACGTTCAAGACAGCCACCGCGTTGGCGATGCTGCGCAACGGCACCACACCGGCCAGCACCGTGGAGTGCCCGTCGGAACTCAACGTCGACGGCCGCAAGTTCAACAACGTCCCCGGCTACCCGGCCGAGGCCACCGGCAGTATCCCGCTGCGCACGGCATTCGCGAACTCCTGCAACACTGCCTTCCTCAATGCCCAGGGCACCGTTTCCCAGCAGAGCCTCTCCGCTGCCGCCGGAGACCTGGGCATCGGTGTGGACGCGTCCATCGGCACCGACGCGTTCCTGGGGTCCGTGCCCGCGGAGGCTGAAGGCACCGAACACGCCGCCTCGCTGATCGGACAAGGGCAGGTCCTCGTGTCCCCGCTGGCCATGGCGGTTGCCGGTGCCTCCATCGGCAAAGGCGAACGGGTCTCCCCCACGCTGATCCGGGAATCCACCCCGCCGGCCCCGGCAGGCGGCTCCGCTTCGGCTGCTCCCACTGCCTCCACCTCGGAATCGACAGCTCCCGTTCCGGGCAACCTCACGGCAGAGGAGGCAGCATCACTGCGGGAGATGATGCGCGCCGTCGTCGCCGAGGGCGGAGTGCAGATGCTGCTCGGCGTGCCCGGCGAACCCGTGCTCGCCAAGACCGGAACCGCTGAGTTCGGCAGCCAGACGCCGCCGGAGACCCATGCATGGGTGCTGGCCATCCAGGGCGACCTGGCCGTTGCCGTGTTCGTGGAGCAGGGCGAGCGGGGCTCCACCTCCGGAGGACCGCTCATGAAGGCCTTCCTTGAGGGCGCCCAGGGCTAAGCAGCAGGCCGCCGGAGCCCCGTCAGCCAATCAGGCTACGGACCGGATCAGGAAGGCCACTGCTGCTGGGGTGCAACCCGGCCCTGATAACCGGGCTGCCGGTACGCGTTCCCGGCGTACGGCGTGATCTGCCAGGTGTCCGTGGGCACGATGACCTTGCCCAGCGGCATGAGCGAAATCGGCAGCATCTTCAGGTTGGCGATGCCCAGCGGGATTCCGACGATGCTCACGAACATCGGGATGGCCGTGAGGACGTGTCCAATGGCGATCCAGATGCCGGCCAGCAGCAGCCAGATGATGTTTCCCAGCAGGCTGAGGGGACCGGTGAACCCGCCCCGGTCCACAACCGTCCGGCCGAACGGCCAGAGCGCATAGTTGGCGATGCGGAAGGATGCGATGCCGAACGGGATGGTGACAATCAGCAGGCAGCAGACCACGCCCGCCAGCGCATAACCGAGCGCGAGCCAGATACCGCCGAACAGCAGCCAGATGACGTTCAGGATCGCTTTCATGGCTCCATTGTTCTCCACACGGCACAGATAAGCCACGGCTTCTCTGCCTGCATACCCGCCCGCCTGCACCTGCCCTAGACTGACGCCATGCCGATCAGCGATGAGAACCCCGCAGACCACCTGACTTCCAGCCAGTGCTGGACATACGTCCGGCAGGCCAAGTTCGGCCGGCTCGCCGTGATTGTCGACGGACATCCCGAAATTTTCCCCATTAACTTTGCCGTCGACCACGGCACGGTGGTTTTCCGCACCGCGGCGGGAACCAAACTGGCCGGCGCACTCTCGGGCAACCCGGTTGCGTTCGAAATTGACGGTTACGATGACACGCTGTCCTCCGCCTGGAGCGTGGTGCTCAAGGGCGGCGCCACCCTGCTCGACGACTTCTCGGAGATCATGGACTCCGAAGAACTCGCGCTCTTTCCGTGGCAGTCGGGGACGAGAAACGCGTTTGTCCGCATTGAACCGGAGGTCACCACCGGCCGCCGGTTCCTTATCTCCAATGCGGCCCGCCGCAATGTGCTGCGTGGAATGGGGCTTTACACGGAGTAGTCCACTCCTGGAAAGCAGAAGAGGCGCCGCACCTTGTGGGTGCGGCGCCTCTTCTCAGCTGTGGCTATGCCTTAGCGGGAACGGCGTTCGTTCGACGCCGGTGCCGTTGCGCGGCGGGGACCGGCGGCACGTGCCGGACGGCCGGAGGCTGCACCGGCGGCGCCCCGGGAGGCTCCGCCTGCACGCTGGCCGCTGCCGGCGCCCTCGGCGCGCTGGCCGGTTGCCGGGCGGCGGTTGCGGCCGGATGCGGTGGCCGCTGAGGCGCTGTTGCGGCGGCCGTCAGAGGACCGGGCCGGACGCTGCGTACGCACGTCGTCGACGGCACGGTCATTGCGTTCGCTGCGTTCCATGCGGTCGGGGCGTTCAGCCGAAACGCGTCCGCGTCCGCCTGTACCGCCGCGTCCGCCGGCGCGGGGAGCACCTGTGCTGCGGGCAGCACGCTTGCGCTGGGCGTTGGCGCCGGTGGAGCGCCCGCCGCCCTGCTGCGGGGACTTGGCGGCAAGCTGCGCTGCACGGACATGCGGTTCCACGATGGCCGCGCGTTCGCCAATGAGCTTGGCGATCGACGGCGAGTTGTGGCTGACCTTCTCGATGGAAACGTCGACGCCGGCAGCCTTCATCAGCTTCGACACCTCGCTCTTCTGCTCCGGAAGGGTCAGCGTCACGACGGTTCCGCTGGAACCGGCGCGGGCTGTACGGCCTGAGCGGTGCAGGTATGCCTTGTGTTCCGTGGGCGGGTCGATGTGGACGACCAGCTCGACGTCGTCCACGTGCACGCCGCGGGCGGCGACGTCGGTGGCCACCAGGACGCGGACGTCGCCCGAAGCGAACTCCGCCAGGTTGCGGTCACGGGCATTCTGGGACAGGTTGCCGTGCAGGTCCACCGTGGGGATGCCGTTGTCCGTGAGGAACTGGGCCATCTTGCGGGCGTGGTGCTTGGTGCGCATGAACATGATGCGGCGGCCCTGGCCACCGGCCAGTTCCTTGACCAGCAGCTTCTTGGCCGTCTGGTCCTGGACCAGCAGCACGTGGTGCTCCATGGTGGACACCGCTGCCTGCGGCTCATCCACGGAGTGCGTCAGCGGGTTGGACAGGTAGCGGCGGACCAGCTTGTCGACGCCGTTGTCCAGGGTGGCGGAGAACAGCATCCGCTGGCCCTTTTCCGGAGTGCGGTCCAGCAGGCGCTGGACAACCGGCAGGAAGCCGAGGTCGGCCATGTGGTCGGCCTCGTCCAGCACGGTGATCTCGACGGACTCGAGGCTGATGACCTTCTGCTTCATCAGGTCTTCGAGGCGGCCGGGGCAGGCGATGACGATGTCGACGCCGGCCTTGAGTGCCTTTTCCTGACGCTGCTGGGACACGCCGCCGTAGATCACGGTGGTGTTCAGGCCCAGCTCCTTGGCCAGGGGCTCAATCACGTTGTTGATCTGCGTGGCCAGCTCGCGGGTCGGCGCCAGGACCAGGCCCAGCGGGCGGTTCGGGCGGCGGCGGTAGGCGGCTTCATTCTCGGCCAGACGTGCAACCAGCGGAAGGGAGAACGCCAGCGTCTTGCCGGAACCGGTGCGGCCGCGGCCCAGGACGTCACGGCCCTTAAGAGTGTCCGGAAGGGTTTCCACCTGAATGGGGAAGGCCTCGTCAATTCCGGCGGCGGCGAGGGAGGAAACAAGTGCCTTGGGCACACCAAGGGCAGCAAAAGTGGTCATTAAAGACAGGCAACTTTCGGTAAGAGGCCCCCAACGCCGTTTGGGCCGGGGGTTCGCCGAAGAAAAGTCAGACAGTGTCTACCGCACTGAAGCGGGACAAAAGAAAGCGTTCATCGACGCAGGCTGGACTGCTTACACACACTGTTGAAACCTTGGATTTTAAGCATGGTTCAACAGTGGCAGGACCAACATCTGCCTCCAGTTTACCGTAATGCGGAATCTTTCCTAATCGGGGGCTGCACCGGCGGTGAAATCCGGGGCCGTGCCAGCCGATAGCATTAACAGTGATGACTACTGAACCAGCCCTGCCCGACGCCGCCGAAACCGGGCCGGCGGATCCCGCTGCCGGCACCGACGAGGAGCAGCATTTCCGCTCTCCGGTGTCCTTTGTCCGGCGCGGCTCGCGCCTGCAGGGCCGTCGCCAGCAGGCCTGGGATGAACTCTCCGAACGCTTCGTGGTGGATGTCCCGCGTGATGAGGCCGACACCTCGGTGCACCCCGGATACGTGTTCGACGCCGCCGCCGAGTTCGGGCGCACCGCTCCCCTCGTCGTCGAAATCGGCTCGGGCCTGGGCGAAGCCGTTGCGCATGCCGCCGAGCAGAATCCCGAGAAGGACTTCCTCGCCGTGGAGGTCTATCTCCCGGGCCTGGCGCAGACCCTGCAGCGGATTGGGCAGAAGGGCCTGACCAATATCCGCGTGGTCCAGGCGAATGCCCCGGAGGTGCTGACCAGCATGCTCCCGGCCGGGTCCGTGGCGGAGGTTTGGGTGTTCTTCCCCGACCCCTGGCACAAGACCCGGCATCACAAGCGCCGCCTGGTCAAGGAATCCTTCGCCGAGCTGGTGGCCCGGGTGCTGGTACCCGGTGGCACCTGGCGCCTGGCAACGGACTGGTCCGACTACGCCGTACAGATGCGCGAAGTGCTGGATGCTTCGGCCCGGTTCGAGAATCTGCACACCGGCGAACGTGCCGGTGACGAAAGCCCGCTGACCCGCGTGCACCGGGAGGGCCTGGAGAACAAGGCCCCGGAAGACGACGTCGATACCCGCGGCGGCTGGGCCCCCCGCTTCGAGGGCCGGACCCTGACCAGCTTCGAGAACAAGGCCCACGAGGGCGGCCGACTGATTTTTGACCTTGCTTACCGAAGGATCTAAGAACCATGACTGAACCGAACGACGCACGCGTCGGCCTCTACATCGACTTCGACAACATTGTCATCTCGCGCTATCAGCAGTTGCATGGCCGCAACGCGTTCCAGCGTGACGGGATCCGGAATTTCGACCGGACGAACCGCGAGGCCGATCCCGAAGTTGCCGCCAAGCTCACTGCAGCGACGGTGGACTTCAACGCCATTATCGATTTCGCCGCTTCCTTCGGCACCCTGGTGGTTAACCGCGCCTATGCCGACTGGTCGGTACCGGTGAACGCGAGTTACCAGCGCCAGCTGATGTCCCGGGCAGTGGACCTTACGCAGCTGTTCACCACCACGACGCGCGGAACCAAGAACGGGGCGGACATCCGCCTCGCCGTGGACGTAGTCGAAGACCTCTTCCGCCTGCCCGACCTGACCCACGTCATCATCGTCGCCGGCGACAGCGACTACATTGCCCTCGCGCAGAAGTCCAAGCGGCTCGGCCGCTTCGTCGTCGGCATCGGCGTTGCCGGGTCAACCAGCACTTCCCTCGCTGCGGCCTGCGACGAATTCGAGGATTACGACTCGCTTCCCGGGATTGAAGCCGCAGCCGCCGCTCCGGCCGCGGCGGATACTGCCGCCAAAAAGACTGCGGCACCGACGGATTCGCAGCCCGATCCGGCTCCAGCCCGCAGGCTCACCACCGTCCCCATGTTCTCGCACACGGGACAGGCCGGGTTTGAGGAGCCGGAGCCCGCCGACGACGTCGACCCGGGTGTCCTCGCGACGGAACTCCTCGTGCGGGCCCTGCAGATCGGCCACGCGAAGGGCGACGCCGACGAGTGGCTCAACACGGGCACGGTCAAGAACCAGATGCGCCGGATGGACCCGGCCTTCAACGAGAAGCCGCTGGGCTTCCGGTCCTTCACCGACTTCCTCTCCTCGCACGGCGACCTGGTGGAGCTGGACGACGACGGGCCGCAGCGCCTCATCCGCCTTCGCCCGGGTGCCGACGCCCGGCGCTGAGCAGCAGGAACCCGGGGGCCGGTGGACGCCGCCGGCCCGTCTGCGTGCACGGGGACCCACTAAGTGGTGCTGCTGTTACAGCTGAGGTCCCGGACGGCAACAGGAACCCCACCGGGTGGGATGCTGTGCCGCAACCGGCGGGTCAGTGCGCCGGGCGGAGGATGCCGCCGCTTCTGTTGACAGGTACAACGCCGCGTCACGAGCATGGTGCCTGTCACCGTCACCCAGTGCCGCAACCAACGGGAGGGCACCATGGCCGGCCGCGTTTCCATCGATCTTTTTATGACCCTCGACGGCGTCGCCCAGGCTCCGGGCGGCCCGGAGGAAGACCCGGAGGCCGGCTTCGCCTACGGTGGCTGGCAGGCTCCCCTGTTCGACGAAACCGTGGGAGCGCAGGTGGACGAGGGCATCTCCTCCATGGACGCACTGCTGCTGGGCCGGAAGACCTACGACATCTTCGCCGACTACTGGCCTCACCAGCTGGACGGTGGCAACTCCGACATTGCACGCAAGTTTGACTCCATCCCCAAATACGTCGTGTCCCGGGGAACCCCGGATCTGGGCCGATGGCGGGACTCGCACCACCTCGAGGGGGACCTGGCGGACGCGGTGGCAGGCTTACGGGCGCGACACCAGGACGTCCACGTCATCGGGAGCATCGATTTCGCCCGCACCCTGGTGGCGGGCGGTATGTTCGACTCCCTGAACCTGTGGGTGTATCCCGTAGTTCTCGGCCCCGGGAAGCGCCTGTTTCCTCCGGACGGGCCGCCCGCGGAACTGAAACTGCTCGAAGCTTCAGCCGCTTCGGAAAATGGAGCCGTGCTCCTGCGCTACGGCTGGGCGGGACCGGCCCCCGCAACCGGAGTCATGGGGTCCTGACCGGGGCTGCACGCGACGTTATGCGGTCCTGCTGCGGCGGAGGACAACGGCATCTCCCACCCGCAGCATTCCGGTCCGCACTACGTGCGCCTGCAGACCGAACTCCGCGGAGTGGGAACTGCCGAGCAGCTTGAGGGCTTTGGTTTCCGCCGGGACACCCGCCTGCGCCTGGTCGATCATCACGCAGCGTGGCATCCCCTCCCCCAGACGCAGAACAACCTCGCCTCCGAGGACCAGTTCGGCGCCCACCCAGTCGTCCTCGCAGAACGCCGGCTGGGAACCGGTGTCGATCACGATGTTGGCGCGGAAGCGGCGGTCATCCACCGCACCACCGGCCAGGTCCTCGAGAGCAGTCAGTGAGGATGTTGTCACCAGGTGCAGGGGCGTCTCGTCGTGGTGTCCGGCACCGGTTTCGGCCCGCAGGGTCAGTTCCCGGCCGAAGGCTGCGCTCAGCGCCCGCGAGGCGGCCGGATCATCGACTCGATACCGATGGCCCTCGGGGCTCAGCAGCAGCGGTACGCCGCCGTTGTCATCAAGGAAGTTGTTCTCACCAAGGATGTTGTTGTCCTCGACCACGGAGGACCACTGCATCAGCCCGGGGACCGGGCGGAACCGCCGGGTCCGCTTGCCGCTGGCGATGCCGCCGTCGCCGGTGTAAACCGCCCACCGGCGGTCATGCTGCAATCCCGTGCCGGTCACGGCGGACGCGCGCACCGCCTGGCCCGCGGTGGACTTGACCGGATAGCGGTACAGCGCCTGGACCTGGCCTACCGGGGTTTCCTCGTATGGCATCCCGGCATTGTGTCACAAGGACACCAGCGGCCGGCGCTTAGAGTGACTGCACGTAGTCGTCGTCGGCGTAGTTCCGCTCGGCGGACTTGCCGGCGGGAAGGGCGCGCAGCCTGCTCCGGCGCTCCATCAGCGAGACCAGGCCCAGCTGCTGAACGGCTGTCGCGGCGGCCGGCGGGCGCTGCCCGCGGCTGAGGGTGACGACGTCGCCGGCGAGCCCGGCAGCGAAGACGCGGCTGCGGTCCGGGGCACGCCGTTGCGCCTCGTCCAGTTGGGTGGAGAGTTCCACAACCCGCTGGCGCAGGCCGGTGACTTGGTTCTGCAGCTCCATGATCCGCTTGATGCCTTCGAGGGAAACGCCCTCCTG
Encoded proteins:
- a CDS encoding dihydrofolate reductase family protein; amino-acid sequence: MVPVTVTQCRNQREGTMAGRVSIDLFMTLDGVAQAPGGPEEDPEAGFAYGGWQAPLFDETVGAQVDEGISSMDALLLGRKTYDIFADYWPHQLDGGNSDIARKFDSIPKYVVSRGTPDLGRWRDSHHLEGDLADAVAGLRARHQDVHVIGSIDFARTLVAGGMFDSLNLWVYPVVLGPGKRLFPPDGPPAELKLLEASAASENGAVLLRYGWAGPAPATGVMGS
- a CDS encoding NYN domain-containing protein is translated as MTEPNDARVGLYIDFDNIVISRYQQLHGRNAFQRDGIRNFDRTNREADPEVAAKLTAATVDFNAIIDFAASFGTLVVNRAYADWSVPVNASYQRQLMSRAVDLTQLFTTTTRGTKNGADIRLAVDVVEDLFRLPDLTHVIIVAGDSDYIALAQKSKRLGRFVVGIGVAGSTSTSLAAACDEFEDYDSLPGIEAAAAAPAAADTAAKKTAAPTDSQPDPAPARRLTTVPMFSHTGQAGFEEPEPADDVDPGVLATELLVRALQIGHAKGDADEWLNTGTVKNQMRRMDPAFNEKPLGFRSFTDFLSSHGDLVELDDDGPQRLIRLRPGADARR
- the trmB gene encoding tRNA (guanosine(46)-N7)-methyltransferase TrmB; the encoded protein is MTTEPALPDAAETGPADPAAGTDEEQHFRSPVSFVRRGSRLQGRRQQAWDELSERFVVDVPRDEADTSVHPGYVFDAAAEFGRTAPLVVEIGSGLGEAVAHAAEQNPEKDFLAVEVYLPGLAQTLQRIGQKGLTNIRVVQANAPEVLTSMLPAGSVAEVWVFFPDPWHKTRHHKRRLVKESFAELVARVLVPGGTWRLATDWSDYAVQMREVLDASARFENLHTGERAGDESPLTRVHREGLENKAPEDDVDTRGGWAPRFEGRTLTSFENKAHEGGRLIFDLAYRRI
- a CDS encoding heat shock protein transcriptional repressor HspR, which codes for MGIDVNAPIFVISVAAELAEMHPQTLRQYDRLGIVRPSRAPGRSRRYSQRDIELLREVQKLSQEGVSLEGIKRIMELQNQVTGLRQRVVELSTQLDEAQRRAPDRSRVFAAGLAGDVVTLSRGQRPPAAATAVQQLGLVSLMERRSRLRALPAGKSAERNYADDDYVQSL
- a CDS encoding MOSC domain-containing protein, with the protein product MPYEETPVGQVQALYRYPVKSTAGQAVRASAVTGTGLQHDRRWAVYTGDGGIASGKRTRRFRPVPGLMQWSSVVEDNNILGENNFLDDNGGVPLLLSPEGHRYRVDDPAASRALSAAFGRELTLRAETGAGHHDETPLHLVTTSSLTALEDLAGGAVDDRRFRANIVIDTGSQPAFCEDDWVGAELVLGGEVVLRLGEGMPRCVMIDQAQAGVPAETKALKLLGSSHSAEFGLQAHVVRTGMLRVGDAVVLRRSRTA